The genomic DNA AGGAGGAGCACCTTGAATTGATCGGCTTCAGATATGGACGCTGCGCAGGGTAGAAACCTACTCGCCTTGCAGGTCTCTTTACCGATACCTGTATTTCCTCTAACGTGTGACATACATCAAGTAGCAGCGCGTGGCGGTAATAAAGTTGACCTACCCAGTAACGATAGTCACTTGACCTGTCAAGTCCGGAATCTGATCAACGCTAAAGAGCGACTTTGAGGGAAAGGTCATTCTGTATAGTGAATAGATGTTGCCCATGATGCTGGCTGAGATCAGGTAAGGTAAAGTTCAATCTATCGCGCGTTTCGCAAAAGcctgggttgccaaatgaGATGTAACAACAGCACAGACCACTCTAAGGAACCAGCACTCTTGAAATCACGTGAAAAATTTCACCCATGGTTTACTTCGAATCTTATAAAATGTGAGCATATTACGGACAAGACAAACTACGTGGCGAAACCATCACTGGCATGAAGGCTTATAGCGGAACACTGAAATATTAATTAATCTACGAGGATTGACGAATAACTCTGTCGAGTTCTGTCACTCGGATCGTGATACGAATGCACGGCGAATCCATTCGGAATATGTGTTACTTGCTGATTTTGGAATCAGAGTCAAAAGTGAAACCCTACGACCGCTTCGAGGTTTGATTAGTCCAACGGGGATTGCCAGTATTAAGACTTCCAGAGACTGATATGTATTAATTACATCGCAATCGAGGACTTTAGGAGATTGAGACAAAGCCAATATTAATTACTATAAGACCGTACTATACGACTACGGACAGGCACCATGCAGTAAAACTGCATTCACTCACTACTCTGTGGGAGGATGAGATACTGAGAGGTTGTAGACATGTTTCAGTTGAATTTAGCTAAAAAGCAGCGCAATTCACAACGATTTTTAACTTAGCATCCAAGCTGAAAGGTACCCCTTCATCTACTCATCGATAATTCAAGTAGTACTGAAAGTGATCATTCTTAAGTATCGTACTAGATTTTGGTATCTTTCCCACATgcaatatgtatataaggACAGGAAATGACATTATATCAGAAAGCAAGGGCCGCTGAAAGACTGATCAATGCGACTACTGATAGCTTCAGATCTCCTTCGGAAATCTACTGCCATGTATAGACATGTATTTCCACAAACCTGACATGGCTTGGAGTGTGAATACAAACTGTTTGCTGCAATTGAAAGACGATTAAACTACTAAGGTTAATGGTGAATGTTAAAGTAAAATTATGTTGATTCTCATGGAACAAAATGACGAGGGTGGGATTCGAACCCACGCTCCGAAGAACTAGATTTCAGTTGCTCTTAATAGAACACCTTAGTCTAGCGCCTTAGACCGCTTGGCTACCTCGCCTTGCCTGCATCAACAGTAATCTAAATACAAATATTGCGCCTTGTCAAGAAGGTCATTACCTCACTCAGCATCATCAGTTTACGATCATGATCATTCGCACGTCTGATTAGACTATTACTCCCACTAGTTTCACCATGGCTCAAGCATCACAAGATGAGCTATATGCGGTCGCAGGTACGCATATCCTTTGCTCCTACCAGCTCTAGGACATATCAACTATGTCATCAGATTTTTGTCTCATCCCAATGGGTACTGGAGAGCCTTCGGTAGGTCTTATTCCCACATTTACAAGACGACTTATCACTTGATAATGTAGGTTGGCCCACAAATCGCAGAGGTACGTGACTCTCGGTCAAGAATGACCTCGTAGGTGAACTTCGTGATAGTGTCAACGAGTGCTGGAGAAATCTGGATTGACATATAAAGTACGTGTAGACTTAATCATTTGTTCTATATGCAGGGACTGATGCACCACCTCGCTCAGCTCCAGTTAGTTGTTTCCCGTATTATTTGCACTAACCGATTAATGGTTGTTTTAGTGGATACGGAACGAATATTGGTATGTTTTTACTGGTCGGGTCACGGCTTGTCTCACGCAGCAGAGAAGAAGGACCGTGGTCAGCGGTTTCCAAGGCCATCCACGATTGCCATGCTGCAGTGCATGCACTCGGTATGCCCCTGTTTAATACATTGCTTCACAGACGGCTATAACTCTGTGTTAGGAACGCCGAGGGTTGCAACAGACATCCGAATCGGTACTCGGACAGATAAAGAGATTGCACCAGGGACAGGGAACGATGGCAAAGTTCAAAGAGTAGTTGATATTTTGGCCCAGGATAAGAAGTAAATGAAGTTCATACACACTGTAATGACTTGTTTGTACTATATCCATTCACGCGTGTTCCACGTGACCGCCGCGCTGCCCACAACAACCTCTCTCTTGCACAATGGCCCTCCAAGTCATCACACGCGATATTGCCTATCTCGAGGAAAAAGGTCCAGTGATTCGCTAAATTGTACCAGACAGGATGGCAACTCATAAGCGCTATGATATACAGAAAAAATCAAGGATTTTCTTTCCAAGTACGAGGGGACTAGCGAGAAGGATGTCACCCGTGGTTTCGATGAGCTTGACTTGAATGAGGAAGAAAACGACGGCGGGGCCGCCCCTGAGGGCATACTGAGGATGAAGTACGGCAAGCAGTTGGTGAGTGGTAGCAGGTTCCGAATTCAGGTCTGGGCTTATAAGAGGGCAGCTTCGTATCGCCAACAGACAACAGAACACACTCACTATCGAGTTGGAGGATATCTTGGAGGTGTGTTTATCTCTTTTATTGACCACATATTCTTGTACTCATCCCATGTAGTATGAACGAACTGGCTCTGAGTTGGTCGCCCGAATCAAAGGCAATGTCCGACGGTATAAACAAATCTTTTGCGAGGCTGTAGACGAACTTATGCCCGAGCCTACACGGGATATTTCCTACCTCGACGATGTGTTGGATACCATTATGCATCAGAGGGCCCAGATAAATGCTGAGAACGAGGAGGCAGGACAAGTTGGGTTCCCTGCGCAATTATTGAGACGATAGTAAGTTCTTCCAAGGTAACAGATCGAACCAGGAACTAACCATATCGAAAAGTGACTTGTACTTCCAACCCCTCTCGTCAGATGCAGCCCTTGCCGTGCGTGAAGTTCGAGGAAAACATCTTGGACAGTTGATAACTGTCCGAGGCATCGTCACACGTATCAGTGAAGTTAAGCCTCTGCTTCTTGTCAATGCGTACACGTGCGACAAGTGCGGCTCCGAAATCTTCCAAGACATTTCTCAAAAACAATTTACTCCACTTACTGACTGCCCATCCGATCGATGTGCCAAGGATGGAGCAGGGAAAGGAGCCCTGCATATGCAAACTCGTGCCAGTCGTTTCAGCGCGTTCCAAGAAGCCAGGGTGCAAGAAATGGCGGATCAAGTGCCAGTAGGACATATCCCACGATCAATGGTTGTTCATCTCTACGGAGGAAGGACGCGAGAGCTTTCTCCTGGAGATGTTGTCCATATTGGAGGCGCGTTTTTGCCGACCCCCTACACAGGATACCAAGCCATTCGCGCTGGGTTGCTTACCGACACGTACCTTGAATCCCATTCAATCCACCAGCTCAGGAAGCAATACGATGAAATGGAGCTCACCCCCGAGATTCAAATGGACATTGAACGTCTGAAACGCGACCGTAACTTGTACTCTAAACTAGCCGCGTCGATTGCTCCTGAAATCTACGGACATGAAGACGTCAAGAAGGCCTTGCTTTTGCTCTTGATTGGAGGTGTGACGAAGAATATGGGCGATGGGATGAAGATTCGTGGAGATATCAATGTCTGTTTGATGGGTGATCCCGGTGTGGCCAAGTCCCAGCTCTTGAAATACATTTCAAAGGTGGCTCCCCGTGGTGTGTATACGACGGGTAAGGGAAGTTCGGGTGTTGGTTTGACGGCTGCTGTAATGAGGGACCCTGTCACAGATGAGATGGTCCTTGGTATGTCCCCTATCTTTTGTCCATATTACCTACCTAACTCGCCATTCTTCAGAGGGCGGCGCACTCGTCTTGGCAGACAACGGCATCTGCTGTATTGATGAGTTTGACAAGATGGAAGAATCCGACCGAACTGCCATTCACGAAGTAATGGAACAGCAAACCATTTCTATTTCCAAAGCTGGAATCACCACTACGCTCAACGCACGCACCTCCATCCTCGCCGCCGCTAATCCCCTCTATGGCCGCTACAACCCCAAAGTCTCGCCCGTGGAGAACATCAACTTGCCTGCAGCGCTGTTATCTAGGTTCGATGTCATGTTCTTGATTTTGGACAAGCCAACCAGGGACGATGATGAGCGACTCGCGCAACATGTTGCATATGTGCATATGCACGGAAGGCACCCCGAGTTGGACTTTACGCCCGTCGAGCCCACTCTTATGAGGTTCGTTGCTTCTCTGATTTTTTAGGACGAACGCCGACTTACTATGTTTTGTAGACATTTCATTGCTCAAGCTCGTCTCCGCCGTCCCATCGTTCCTCCCGGCGTATCAGACTACATTGTTCAATCCTACGTTCGCCTACGAAAGGAGCATAAAGAGCAAGAGGAAGAGAACAAGAGCCATTCGTACACCTCTGCGCGTACACTCCTTGCTGTCTTGCGTCTGTCGCAAGCATTGGCCCGTTTGAGGTTCAATGACACGGTAGAGACGGAGGATGTCGATGAGGCTCTACGGCTTATGGAGGCCAGCAAGGAGAGTCTGGAAGAGAGGACCGAGGAGGGAGGAGAGGGTGATCGCACAGTAGTTTCTCGCATCTTCAGGTTGATGAAGGGTATGGCTTCCGTTTCTCGCCCCAGGACCAGAAGGATGGGTCGTGGACCGGGTGGCGAGAAGGATATGGACATGGACGAAGAGGATGGCGAAGGAGAGATGATGCAAGTTTCGATGGTCGATTTACGTTCAAGAGTCTTGGCCAAGGGATTCACGGAGACCCAGTTGATGGACACTATTCAACAAGTACGTTGCAACCTCTTCACTTTTCGGGACGGGACTAACAGTTTGAGTTTATAGTACGAAAGCATCAACATTATTACACGCTCTGCAAACGGACAATTCGTTCGCTTCGTGGATGCCGACGAAGACTAAGGGGAGAGGAGATCATAGTGCTGCAGGGACCCGATATGTATATTACCAAAAGTGTTTACAGTGTAGGGATTTGTGTTATTGGCAATTCGGTTGCATGTGCCGCTGCGGTTCTGGATCCGCTGGCAATCCATTTCTCCACGACAACAGTCAGTAATCTTTCCCAGCCATGCGCACGACCGGTCTCGTAGCGCTCGCATTGGGCCTTGCTGTATCTGCGACACCGGCAAAAAGGGCTTATTCGACACACACATACTATGTTCTCCACCATGATCCTTCATCGTTCGAGGACGTGTTTAGCATCGCAAACAGTCTTGGGGCCGAACTCGTCGAACAAGTCGGAGAACTGGACAATCACTGGCTATTGAGAGCTCCCAAACATAATGACCGGGTCATGCACAAGCGGGGGATCGCTGGGGGCAGGGGTATCAGGAGTCTGGAACGACAAGAGCTTCGGCAACGCGTCAAACGCACTGTTCCCCGCGCGAATGAGTTCGACTCGTTTGAGAAGGTCTCTGAGGCTATGCAGATCCATGATCCATCGTTTAACGAGCAGTGGCATCTCCTAAACACTATCTCGCGCGGAAACGATCTCA from Rhizoctonia solani chromosome 16, complete sequence includes the following:
- a CDS encoding DNA replication licensing factor MCM2/3/5 family pretein, whose product is MALQVITRDIAYLEEKEKIKDFLSKYEGTSEKDVTRGFDELDLNEEENDGGAAPEGILRMKYGKQLLRIANRQQNTLTIELEDILEYERTGSELVARIKGNVRRYKQIFCEAVDELMPEPTRDISYLDDVLDTIMHQRAQINAENEEAGQVGFPAQLLRRYDLYFQPLSSDAALAVREVRGKHLGQLITVRGIVTRISEVKPLLLVNAYTCDKCGSEIFQDISQKQFTPLTDCPSDRCAKDGAGKGALHMQTRASRFSAFQEARVQEMADQVPVGHIPRSMVVHLYGGRTRELSPGDVVHIGGAFLPTPYTGYQAIRAGLLTDTYLESHSIHQLRKQYDEMELTPEIQMDIERLKRDRNLYSKLAASIAPEIYGHEDVKKALLLLLIGGVTKNMGDGMKIRGDINVCLMGDPGVAKSQLLKYISKVAPRGVYTTGKGSSGVGLTAAVMRDPVTDEMVLEGGALVLADNGICCIDEFDKMEESDRTAIHEVMEQQTISISKAGITTTLNARTSILAAANPLYGRYNPKVSPVENINLPAALLSRFDVMFLILDKPTRDDDERLAQHVAYVHMHGRHPELDFTPVEPTLMRHFIAQARLRRPIVPPGVSDYIVQSYVRLRKEHKEQEEENKSHSYTSARTLLAVLRLSQALARLRFNDTVETEDVDEALRLMEASKESLEERTEEGGEGDRTVVSRIFRLMKGMASVSRPRTRRMGRGPGGEKDMDMDEEDGEGEMMQVSMVDLRSRVLAKGFTETQLMDTIQQYESINIITRSANGQFVRFVDADED
- a CDS encoding DNA replication licensing factor mcm6; translation: MAQASQDELYAVADFCLIPMGTGEPSVGPQIAECQRVLEKSGLTYKGLMHHLAQLHGYGTNIGMFLLVGSRLVSRSREEGPWSAVSKAIHDCHAAVHALGTPRVATDIRIGTRTDKEIAPGTGNDGKVQRVVDILAQDKK